A window of Dysgonomonadaceae bacterium PH5-43 contains these coding sequences:
- a CDS encoding micrococcal nuclease (product_source=KO:K01174; cath_funfam=2.40.50.90; cog=COG1525; ko=KO:K01174; pfam=PF00565; smart=SM00318; superfamily=50199) — protein sequence MKQLLYLLLTVTLFSSCFTNRRHQVEKQCDYSVKVVGISDGDTFKGVTDDSTIVRFRIYGIDAPETKQAYSQKSKQYLSDLIFNKRVNISVQKPKDRYGRPIVWVYTPDGKDVSAEMLKAGLAWHYKEYDKSDEYANFEKVAKKNKKGLWQDNNPTAPWDFRKNARNKRQK from the coding sequence ATGAAACAACTATTATATTTATTATTGACCGTAACACTGTTTTCGTCGTGTTTCACAAACAGAAGGCATCAAGTTGAAAAACAATGTGATTATTCTGTTAAAGTTGTAGGAATTTCAGACGGTGACACCTTTAAAGGAGTAACAGACGATAGCACCATAGTGCGTTTCCGTATTTATGGCATTGATGCTCCGGAAACAAAGCAAGCTTATTCGCAAAAATCGAAACAGTATCTATCTGATTTAATATTCAATAAAAGGGTAAATATCTCTGTACAAAAGCCAAAAGACAGATACGGTCGCCCTATTGTGTGGGTTTATACTCCCGATGGTAAAGACGTTTCGGCAGAAATGCTTAAAGCTGGCTTAGCTTGGCATTACAAAGAATACGACAAATCGGACGAATATGCCAACTTCGAGAAGGTTGCTAAAAAGAATAAAAAAGGATTGTGGCAAGATAATAATCCAACTGCACCTTGGGATTTTAGAAAAAATGCGAGAAATAAAAGACAGAAATAA